In one Mycobacterium sp. NBC_00419 genomic region, the following are encoded:
- a CDS encoding type VII secretion protein EsxS, which produces MSMLDAHIPQIVAAEAAFGAKTALMRSTIAQAEQAAMAAQAFHIGEASAAFQAAHARFVEVAAKVNSLLDIAQLNLGEAGGSYVAQDAAAATTYGGF; this is translated from the coding sequence GTGAGCATGCTCGATGCCCACATCCCGCAGATCGTGGCCGCCGAGGCCGCGTTCGGCGCCAAGACGGCGCTGATGCGCTCCACCATCGCCCAGGCCGAACAGGCCGCCATGGCAGCCCAGGCGTTCCACATCGGTGAGGCCTCGGCCGCATTCCAGGCGGCCCACGCCCGATTCGTCGAGGTTGCCGCCAAGGTGAACTCGCTGCTCGACATCGCACAGCTGAACCTCGGCGAGGCCGGCGGCAGCTACGTCGCCCAGGATGCCGCTGCGGCAACGACATACGGAGGTTTCTGA
- a CDS encoding WXG100 family type VII secretion target, with the protein MSQIMYNYPAMLAHAGDMAGYSGTLQAVGADIATEQAALQGAWQGDTGMTYQAWQAQWNMAMEELVRAYRAMATTHETNTLSMHARDQAEGAKWG; encoded by the coding sequence ATGTCCCAGATCATGTACAACTACCCCGCGATGCTCGCCCACGCAGGCGACATGGCCGGCTACTCGGGCACACTGCAGGCCGTCGGCGCCGACATCGCCACCGAACAGGCAGCCCTGCAGGGTGCCTGGCAGGGCGACACCGGGATGACCTACCAGGCGTGGCAGGCCCAGTGGAACATGGCCATGGAGGAGCTGGTGCGCGCCTACCGTGCGATGGCCACCACCCACGAGACCAACACCTTGTCGATGCATGCCCGGGATCAGGCCGAAGGCGCAAAGTGGGGCTGA
- a CDS encoding ESX secretion-associated protein EspG — MTAHNAVELTADAAWCVAESIGAGSFPWVLAITPPQTDPRAELAGVGVLSPRGVVEPAVARWIRTACAPEFWLELRYVRGSAARMLRGLIARRGDHTVAVLRSGHLVTVTELDIVDPVALAAAVTAPLQGRPATRFTEFVMPMRAGQRADDRLRAGAELDSVLDYLGIPPSATAVVRSVFTGPRSYVEVRAGCARDGVHSLTEVGVGIVDTHLGRLLISPHRADDGTWLSTFAPGTPLAIGAALDRLTDTLPEGRWFPESVLVRDFAEHRT; from the coding sequence GTGACCGCACATAACGCGGTCGAGCTCACCGCCGACGCCGCCTGGTGCGTCGCGGAAAGCATTGGCGCCGGATCATTTCCATGGGTCCTGGCGATCACCCCGCCGCAGACCGATCCCCGCGCCGAACTGGCGGGCGTGGGCGTGCTGTCGCCACGTGGGGTTGTGGAGCCGGCGGTAGCCCGCTGGATACGTACCGCGTGCGCACCCGAGTTCTGGCTCGAACTGCGTTACGTGCGCGGCAGCGCAGCCCGCATGCTGCGGGGGCTGATCGCCCGACGCGGGGACCACACGGTCGCGGTGCTGCGCAGCGGTCACCTGGTCACCGTCACCGAACTCGACATCGTCGATCCCGTGGCACTGGCCGCCGCGGTCACCGCGCCGTTGCAGGGCCGGCCGGCAACGAGATTCACCGAGTTCGTCATGCCCATGCGGGCCGGTCAGCGCGCCGACGACCGGCTGCGCGCCGGGGCCGAGCTGGACAGCGTCCTGGACTATCTGGGCATCCCGCCGTCGGCAACCGCCGTGGTGCGCTCGGTGTTCACCGGGCCACGCAGCTATGTGGAGGTGCGGGCCGGATGCGCCCGCGACGGCGTGCACAGCCTTACGGAGGTCGGCGTCGGGATCGTCGACACGCACCTCGGCCGCCTGCTGATCAGTCCGCATCGGGCCGACGACGGGACATGGCTGTCGACGTTCGCCCCCGGCACACCGTTGGCGATCGGTGCGGCGCTCGACCGGCTCACCGACACCCTGCCCGAGGGCCGCTGGTTCCCGGAGTCCGTGCTGGTTCGCGACTTCGCCGAACACCGAACGTAA
- the eccD gene encoding type VII secretion integral membrane protein EccD: protein MTETPVLPIVRIAVLAYGRITDIAVPTDVPLREIVPAVARLVPRPESPGDDDLTPMTLAPIGGAPFTVDASLDTVGVVDGDLLALQPVSQQHTSPGVVEDVADAAVIFSEARRRPWGPSRLRGGARLASATFVVALSAVAFAHRAATGSVAGLYAVSALAALTAAAALVLRRSSARIATEVSVVALVPIASAFGLAVPGTWGPPQVMLAAAGVAAWSLIVLTQSDDWVAVFTATGIVGVATLLVTGAAALWQLPTVSAGCALIVIGLLVTVSAPQVAATWARFPLPVIPAPGDPIPAGVPDRLLADLPLRVRIAEAHQTGLIAGAVVVSVAGSLFVASVPGGPAGWGWYLIAAAAAAAVLRSRVWDSAACKAWLLAQPVLVCCALLAMYVAERQFVAAMWTLMVLAALTAVWMLVAASPDLASAQRYSLPVRRLVGFAAAAVDASLIPVAAYLVGIFAWVLDR, encoded by the coding sequence ATGACCGAGACCCCGGTGCTGCCGATCGTGCGCATCGCCGTTCTGGCCTACGGCCGGATCACCGACATTGCCGTGCCCACCGACGTTCCGCTGCGCGAGATCGTGCCCGCGGTTGCCCGCTTGGTGCCGCGCCCGGAGTCGCCCGGCGACGACGATCTGACCCCGATGACGTTGGCCCCGATCGGCGGTGCACCGTTCACCGTGGACGCCAGTCTAGACACCGTCGGTGTCGTCGACGGTGACCTGCTGGCGCTGCAGCCGGTGTCGCAGCAGCACACATCGCCCGGGGTGGTCGAGGACGTCGCCGACGCGGCCGTCATCTTCTCCGAAGCCCGTAGGCGCCCGTGGGGCCCGAGTCGGCTGCGAGGCGGTGCCCGACTCGCCTCGGCCACCTTCGTCGTGGCGTTATCGGCGGTGGCCTTCGCACACCGCGCCGCGACCGGGTCGGTCGCCGGGCTCTACGCGGTGTCGGCGCTCGCCGCCCTGACCGCCGCGGCGGCCCTCGTACTGCGCCGGTCCTCCGCGCGCATCGCCACCGAGGTGTCGGTGGTGGCACTGGTACCGATCGCCTCGGCGTTCGGGCTTGCCGTCCCCGGGACGTGGGGGCCACCGCAGGTGATGCTGGCGGCCGCGGGTGTGGCCGCGTGGTCGTTGATCGTCCTGACCCAGAGCGACGACTGGGTTGCTGTCTTCACCGCGACTGGGATTGTCGGTGTTGCAACACTTCTGGTGACGGGGGCAGCAGCGCTGTGGCAACTGCCCACCGTGTCGGCGGGCTGTGCACTGATCGTCATCGGCCTGCTGGTCACGGTGTCGGCTCCGCAGGTGGCCGCGACATGGGCCCGGTTCCCGCTGCCGGTCATTCCCGCACCAGGCGACCCGATACCGGCCGGCGTGCCCGACCGACTGCTTGCCGATCTGCCGCTGCGGGTGCGCATCGCCGAAGCCCATCAGACCGGCCTGATCGCAGGCGCAGTGGTGGTGTCGGTGGCGGGGTCACTGTTCGTGGCTTCGGTGCCGGGAGGTCCCGCCGGGTGGGGCTGGTACCTGATTGCGGCCGCCGCGGCTGCCGCAGTTCTGCGCTCCCGGGTGTGGGACAGCGCCGCGTGCAAGGCCTGGCTGCTGGCCCAGCCGGTCCTGGTCTGCTGTGCACTGCTGGCGATGTACGTCGCCGAGCGCCAGTTCGTCGCTGCCATGTGGACCCTGATGGTGCTGGCCGCGCTGACCGCGGTGTGGATGCTGGTGGCCGCCAGCCCGGATCTGGCTTCCGCTCAGCGGTATTCGTTGCCGGTGCGGCGGTTGGTGGGATTCGCGGCGGCCGCGGTGGACGCCTCGCTGATTCCGGTGGCGGCCTACCTCGTCGGCATCTTCGCCTGGGTTCTGGATCGATGA
- the mycP gene encoding type VII secretion-associated serine protease mycosin → MMRTAALVVVALLVTGPSAAALSPPVADPAVPTPSGAGGPVAAVTQRAECVRTAMRPGTDPESVTVNQQMLNVSAVQSYSRGDGQTVAVIDTGVQPGPRLPNVIGGGDFVSTGDGLTDCDGHGTAVAGIIGGQSGPDSFVGVAPDARLLSIRQSSPRFAPSAPGEDPRDVAARVNVATLARAVVRAADLGATVISISTVTCLAPDHVGDQQALGAALRYAAVDKDAVIVAAAGDSGGAAGSDGCSANPLGSPAHPSDPRNWAAVTSVSVPSWWQPYVLSAGALAADGQPADFTMAGPWVGIAAPGTNIVSLSNDAAGGLADGMPDGRGGMAALDGTGYAAAYVAGAAAVVRSRYPAMKADEVVRRLTGTAHNAAQSPSNLVGAGTLDPVGALTWTVSPPDRAAPTTRRLAAPVQPPPIDHTPRTVAFVGTALLAAAVTVVVVRRRTRES, encoded by the coding sequence ATGATGCGCACCGCCGCACTGGTCGTGGTGGCGTTGTTGGTCACCGGGCCGTCGGCCGCCGCGCTGAGCCCGCCGGTCGCCGACCCGGCGGTGCCGACGCCGTCCGGTGCTGGCGGCCCGGTTGCGGCGGTGACCCAACGCGCCGAGTGCGTGCGGACCGCGATGCGTCCCGGCACCGATCCCGAGTCGGTGACCGTCAACCAGCAGATGCTGAACGTGTCGGCCGTGCAGTCGTATTCGCGTGGCGACGGGCAGACCGTGGCCGTCATCGACACCGGAGTGCAGCCCGGTCCCCGGCTCCCGAATGTGATCGGGGGTGGCGACTTTGTGTCCACCGGCGACGGGCTCACCGACTGCGATGGACACGGCACGGCGGTGGCCGGAATCATCGGCGGCCAATCCGGACCCGACAGTTTCGTCGGTGTGGCACCGGACGCACGGCTGTTGTCGATCCGGCAGTCCTCGCCGCGCTTCGCGCCCAGTGCGCCGGGGGAGGACCCCCGTGACGTTGCGGCTCGCGTCAACGTCGCAACCCTGGCCCGCGCGGTGGTGCGCGCCGCCGACCTCGGCGCCACCGTGATCAGCATCTCGACGGTCACCTGTCTGGCACCCGATCACGTGGGCGACCAGCAGGCCCTGGGAGCGGCACTGCGCTACGCCGCCGTTGACAAGGACGCCGTGATCGTCGCCGCGGCAGGAGATTCCGGTGGCGCCGCGGGCTCCGACGGCTGTTCCGCCAACCCGCTCGGCAGCCCGGCGCACCCGTCGGATCCCCGCAACTGGGCCGCCGTCACCTCGGTGTCGGTCCCGTCGTGGTGGCAGCCGTACGTGCTGTCGGCCGGTGCGCTGGCCGCCGACGGGCAGCCCGCTGACTTCACCATGGCCGGGCCTTGGGTGGGGATCGCCGCACCCGGTACGAACATCGTGTCGCTGAGCAACGACGCGGCAGGCGGCCTGGCCGACGGGATGCCGGACGGCCGCGGCGGGATGGCGGCACTGGACGGTACCGGCTACGCCGCCGCCTACGTCGCGGGGGCGGCCGCTGTGGTGCGCAGCCGTTATCCGGCGATGAAGGCCGACGAGGTGGTGCGGCGACTGACGGGCACCGCGCACAACGCCGCGCAGTCCCCGTCCAACCTGGTCGGGGCCGGAACCCTCGACCCGGTCGGTGCGCTGACCTGGACGGTGAGCCCCCCGGACCGTGCCGCGCCGACGACCAGACGCCTGGCCGCTCCGGTCCAACCACCGCCGATCGATCACACACCGCGGACCGTGGCCTTCGTCGGTACCGCACTGCTGGCAGCCGCCGTCACCGTCGTCGTGGTGCGTCGCCGAACGAGGGAATCCTGA
- the eccE gene encoding type VII secretion protein EccE yields MSRMTRPPRPSAVRLTVVVLAVMSATFAYPWRSATDRWVLAGAAGLALMVLMWWRGRFVTTILGHRARIALQRRAIRMPSAADTVTELDALTTVLLRVDGSNGHPPTDMLAGYLDRYGLHCDSIRITTRLAGADRRMWIGLRFSAAENLAALRARSARMPLHDTARNAARRLIEHLGDLGWTAHLAEPDQVPDMLAGEAREGWRSVRDSRGFLTAYAVETGSAPIVGSELAECWSVVEIAGRRSDPQIIAGIAIRTEDSPTAASPLPGLAAITGRQASALAALHPLSSTRLLT; encoded by the coding sequence ATGAGCCGGATGACGCGCCCGCCCCGGCCTAGTGCGGTTCGCCTGACAGTCGTTGTGCTGGCGGTGATGTCGGCGACCTTCGCCTACCCCTGGCGGTCGGCGACCGACCGCTGGGTCCTCGCCGGCGCGGCCGGCTTGGCGCTGATGGTCCTGATGTGGTGGCGCGGCCGGTTCGTCACCACGATTCTCGGGCACCGTGCCCGTATTGCTCTGCAGCGCAGGGCGATCCGAATGCCCTCGGCAGCCGATACTGTCACCGAACTCGACGCGCTGACGACGGTGCTGCTGCGCGTCGACGGCAGCAACGGCCATCCGCCGACCGACATGCTGGCCGGTTACCTCGATCGTTATGGTCTGCACTGCGATTCGATCCGCATCACCACCCGCCTCGCCGGCGCCGACCGAAGGATGTGGATCGGACTGAGGTTCAGTGCGGCAGAGAATCTGGCTGCTCTGCGGGCCAGGTCCGCGCGGATGCCGCTGCACGACACCGCCCGCAATGCTGCCCGCCGACTCATCGAGCACCTCGGTGACCTGGGTTGGACCGCACACCTCGCCGAACCCGATCAGGTGCCCGACATGTTGGCCGGTGAGGCCCGCGAAGGGTGGCGGTCGGTCCGCGATTCGCGGGGATTCCTCACCGCGTACGCCGTCGAGACCGGCTCGGCCCCGATCGTCGGTTCCGAGCTTGCCGAGTGCTGGTCGGTAGTGGAGATCGCGGGCAGACGGTCGGACCCGCAGATCATCGCCGGCATCGCGATACGGACCGAGGACTCACCGACTGCCGCGAGCCCACTGCCGGGATTGGCGGCCATCACCGGCCGCCAAGCCAGTGCACTGGCCGCGCTTCACCCGCTGTCGAGCACCCGATTGCTCACCTGA
- a CDS encoding siderophore-interacting protein codes for MTDTKLSRGWQGAMLKLLRAGDYELTVTGQELITEHYLRLNFSAGGLLAERPVHPTMWVRMWFPDGAKLHQRGYTLVNPDPDNDSVDIEFALHDGIASRWACAAQPGDTIGATVLGSSFALPAPQPAGYLIVGDTASLPAINTLLDAIGDAPAKVFLGAGHDDDPTLPVGRDTDVVWIERGESGAALVEAVSAAAYDAEDHFGWVATDNRTTRAVAKVLREAYRIPRTSIKAQAYWAEGA; via the coding sequence ATGACTGACACGAAACTATCCCGCGGCTGGCAGGGCGCCATGCTCAAACTGCTGCGGGCCGGCGACTACGAACTGACCGTCACCGGACAGGAACTGATCACCGAACACTATCTGCGACTGAACTTCTCAGCCGGCGGCCTACTGGCGGAGCGGCCCGTCCACCCGACCATGTGGGTGCGGATGTGGTTTCCCGACGGCGCCAAGCTGCACCAGCGGGGCTACACCCTGGTCAATCCCGACCCGGACAACGACTCGGTGGACATCGAGTTCGCGCTGCACGACGGGATCGCCTCCCGATGGGCGTGCGCGGCGCAGCCCGGCGACACCATCGGCGCGACCGTGCTCGGAAGTAGCTTCGCACTGCCGGCGCCGCAGCCGGCTGGTTACCTGATCGTCGGTGACACAGCATCATTGCCCGCGATCAATACGTTGCTCGACGCCATCGGCGATGCACCCGCCAAGGTATTTCTCGGCGCGGGGCACGACGACGACCCGACGCTGCCGGTCGGCCGCGACACCGACGTGGTCTGGATCGAGCGCGGGGAATCCGGTGCAGCCCTTGTCGAGGCGGTCAGCGCGGCCGCGTACGACGCCGAGGACCACTTCGGCTGGGTGGCTACCGACAACCGCACGACCCGGGCCGTAGCCAAGGTGCTGCGCGAGGCCTATCGCATTCCGCGCACGTCGATCAAGGCCCAGGCCTACTGGGCCGAGGGGGCCTGA
- a CDS encoding DNA polymerase domain-containing protein: protein MEGFIGVGDRQVSISHPDKVVFPGVDGRDPVTKADLVDYYLAVADGALRGVLDRPMILKRFVKGITEEAIFQKRAPEKRPDWIDVAELRYARGTSAKEAVVHEPAGLVWAVNLGCVDFNPHPVRSGDLDHPDELRIDLDPMPGVSWPQILDVAQVAREVLEDHGLTAWPKTSGSRGFHIYARIAPQWPFKQVRLAAETVAREVERRAPELATSRWWKEDRQGVFVDFNQNAKDRTVASAYSVRALPDARVSTPLEWDEVPGCRPEAFTIATVPARFAERGDPWAAMDAAVGSLDGLLRLAEELGPAEKPPKGSKPLIEVARTKTRDEAMAALDVWRSRHPAAAALLAPTDILVDGMRGPSSIWYRIRINLEHVPAAQRPDQEALIADYSPWEGYSGRQAPSAQ, encoded by the coding sequence ATGGAGGGCTTCATCGGCGTCGGGGACCGCCAGGTCAGCATCAGCCATCCCGACAAAGTGGTGTTCCCGGGTGTCGACGGCCGTGACCCGGTGACCAAAGCCGACCTCGTCGACTACTACCTGGCCGTGGCCGACGGCGCGCTGCGCGGTGTCCTCGACCGGCCGATGATCCTCAAGCGCTTCGTCAAGGGCATCACCGAGGAGGCGATCTTCCAGAAACGCGCCCCGGAGAAACGTCCGGACTGGATCGACGTCGCCGAGCTTCGGTACGCGCGGGGAACCTCGGCCAAGGAGGCCGTGGTCCATGAACCGGCCGGGTTGGTGTGGGCGGTCAATCTGGGGTGCGTCGACTTCAACCCCCACCCGGTCCGGTCCGGCGATCTGGACCACCCCGACGAACTGCGGATCGACCTGGACCCGATGCCGGGTGTGAGCTGGCCGCAGATCCTCGACGTCGCGCAGGTGGCGCGTGAGGTACTCGAAGACCACGGCCTGACGGCGTGGCCCAAGACGTCCGGGTCGCGCGGCTTTCACATCTACGCCCGCATCGCACCCCAGTGGCCGTTCAAGCAGGTGCGGCTGGCCGCCGAGACGGTGGCCCGCGAGGTGGAACGGCGCGCACCGGAGTTGGCGACGAGCCGGTGGTGGAAGGAAGACCGCCAAGGCGTCTTCGTCGACTTCAACCAGAACGCCAAGGACCGCACGGTCGCATCGGCCTATTCGGTGCGGGCGTTGCCCGATGCCCGCGTCTCGACTCCGTTGGAGTGGGACGAGGTTCCCGGCTGCCGGCCCGAGGCCTTCACGATCGCCACTGTTCCGGCGCGCTTCGCCGAACGCGGTGATCCGTGGGCGGCGATGGACGCTGCGGTCGGCTCGCTGGACGGGCTTTTGCGGCTGGCCGAAGAGCTCGGCCCGGCCGAGAAGCCCCCGAAGGGCAGCAAGCCGCTGATCGAGGTGGCGCGCACCAAGACCCGGGACGAGGCGATGGCCGCTCTCGACGTCTGGCGCTCGCGTCATCCCGCGGCTGCGGCACTGCTGGCGCCGACGGACATCCTGGTCGACGGGATGCGCGGGCCCAGCTCGATCTGGTACCGCATCCGCATCAACCTCGAACACGTACCCGCCGCACAGCGCCCCGACCAGGAGGCGCTGATCGCCGATTACAGTCCGTGGGAAGGCTATTCGGGCCGTCAGGCCCCCTCGGCCCAGTAG
- the fadD2 gene encoding long-chain-fatty-acid--CoA ligase FadD2, with protein MSSLIDLPSKALAKAQKLAERGAAELHYLQKMIESGAFGLEPPQNLVGMVADIRRWGEIGMVPALNARRTPSRLAVIDDEGSLTCKELDDAVNAVANGLLAMGVKGGDGVAILARNHRWFVIANYGAARVGARTIMLNTEFSGPQIRDVSEREGARVIVYDDEYTEAVKLSEPPLGKLRALGTNPDKPEPSGSTDETLAELIARSSSAPAPKATRRSSIVILTSGTTGTPKGATRHTPPTLAPIGGVLSSVPFKAGEVTSLPSPMFHALGYLHATIALTLGSTLVLHRKFKPVTVLEDVPKHNVTAIVVVPVMLSRMLDAFEKMDTKPDLSSLRIVFVSGSQLGAELATRALKHLGPVIYNLYGSTEVALATIAGPNELQKNPATVGTVVRGTKIRILDDNGHELPQGEVGRIFVGNSFPFEGYTGGGNKQIIDGLLSSGDVGYFDHNGLLFVSGRDDEMIVSGGENVFPAEVEDLISGHPDVIEATALGVDDPEWGARLRAFVVLKEEAETTEDAIKNYVREHLARYKVPREVVFLAELPRNPTGKILKRELRQIEIQ; from the coding sequence ATGTCTAGTCTCATCGACCTGCCCTCGAAGGCACTGGCCAAGGCCCAGAAGCTGGCCGAACGCGGTGCCGCCGAACTGCACTACCTGCAGAAGATGATCGAGTCCGGGGCGTTCGGGCTCGAGCCACCGCAGAACCTGGTCGGCATGGTCGCCGACATCCGCCGGTGGGGCGAGATCGGGATGGTGCCCGCCCTCAACGCCCGCCGCACCCCCAGCCGGCTGGCCGTCATCGACGACGAGGGCTCCCTGACGTGCAAGGAACTCGACGACGCGGTCAATGCCGTGGCCAACGGACTGCTGGCGATGGGTGTCAAGGGCGGTGACGGGGTCGCGATCCTGGCCCGCAACCACCGCTGGTTCGTCATCGCCAACTACGGCGCCGCCCGGGTCGGGGCCCGCACGATCATGCTCAACACCGAGTTCTCCGGTCCCCAGATCCGCGACGTATCCGAGCGCGAGGGCGCGCGGGTCATCGTCTACGACGATGAGTACACCGAGGCCGTCAAGCTCTCGGAGCCGCCGCTGGGCAAGCTGCGTGCGCTGGGCACCAACCCGGACAAGCCGGAGCCCTCGGGCAGCACCGACGAGACGCTGGCCGAACTCATCGCCCGCAGCAGCAGCGCCCCCGCGCCGAAGGCCACCAGGCGGTCCTCAATCGTCATCCTCACCAGCGGCACCACCGGCACGCCGAAGGGCGCGACCCGACACACCCCGCCGACGCTGGCACCGATCGGCGGAGTGCTGTCCAGCGTTCCGTTCAAGGCCGGCGAGGTGACCTCGCTGCCGTCGCCGATGTTCCACGCGCTGGGCTACCTGCACGCCACTATTGCGCTGACGCTGGGCAGCACACTGGTGCTGCACCGAAAGTTCAAGCCGGTCACCGTGCTCGAGGACGTCCCTAAGCACAACGTGACGGCGATCGTGGTCGTCCCGGTGATGCTCTCCCGGATGCTCGACGCCTTCGAGAAGATGGACACCAAGCCTGACCTGTCATCGCTGCGGATCGTGTTCGTCTCGGGTTCGCAGCTCGGCGCCGAACTGGCGACCCGTGCACTCAAGCACCTGGGGCCGGTCATCTATAACCTGTACGGCTCAACGGAAGTGGCGCTGGCCACCATCGCCGGACCGAACGAGCTGCAGAAGAATCCGGCCACCGTCGGAACCGTGGTCCGCGGCACCAAGATCAGGATCCTCGACGACAACGGCCACGAGCTGCCGCAGGGCGAGGTGGGTCGGATCTTCGTCGGCAACAGCTTCCCGTTCGAGGGCTACACCGGCGGCGGCAACAAGCAGATCATCGACGGGCTGCTGTCCTCCGGTGACGTCGGCTATTTCGACCACAACGGGCTGCTGTTCGTCAGCGGCCGCGACGACGAGATGATCGTCTCCGGCGGCGAGAACGTCTTCCCCGCCGAGGTCGAGGACCTCATCAGCGGTCACCCCGACGTCATCGAGGCAACCGCCCTCGGGGTCGACGATCCCGAGTGGGGTGCCCGGCTGCGGGCGTTCGTCGTCCTCAAGGAAGAGGCCGAGACCACCGAGGACGCCATCAAGAACTATGTGCGCGAACACCTTGCGCGCTACAAGGTTCCGCGCGAGGTCGTCTTCCTGGCCGAGCTACCGCGCAACCCCACCGGCAAGATCCTCAAACGCGAACTGCGGCAGATCGAAATCCAGTAG